The Megalops cyprinoides isolate fMegCyp1 chromosome 9, fMegCyp1.pri, whole genome shotgun sequence genome has a window encoding:
- the LOC118782957 gene encoding LOW QUALITY PROTEIN: gastrula zinc finger protein XlCGF57.1-like (The sequence of the model RefSeq protein was modified relative to this genomic sequence to represent the inferred CDS: deleted 2 bases in 1 codon): MSDCDTFQTQVASIMEIVAKSAVAEMSKLVNESSAAEIPVEGSGSEDGNEARKMAAASMAQFASSMETLAKDAANKICELASEESAVLRLEMSESQSENGALKRKLELMERELKTSQGRGEGAAGCKESSGHSGLQSPDVVDHGPVSVIVKEETVENNSRNSDTEQGNEISEGEGTLEQSTDPQERLSTENSVEAIEEPTEEQGTLTAAESNLDLKDTNGSLKKKQRAIRDVLKLQRLFMGEKPFSCAECGKGFAVKRTLDKHKLTHSEKTYSCLKCEKNFSQKRNLKTHQIVHAVEKPFSCSHCGKGFTVKRSLKVHQRIHTGEKPYSCVTCGKSFRQASYLKIHHRVHTGEKPFTCDVCGKSFSCANSLKTHQIVHTGEKAFSCDICGKSFSLAINLNRHQRIHTGEKPFSCDVCGKSFSQANNMKAHKQIHTDEKSYTGEKPFSCATCGKRFMYKCLLKKHQQIHTGEKQMIEKPCSCVTCGKSFSCAYSLKTHERIHTGEKPYSCVKCGKNFSQPSALITHQRVHTGEKPFRCDVCGKNFSLPNGLKTHQRIHTGEKPFTCVVCGMSFGFVGNLKRHQRTHTGEKPFTCEICGKSFSQANNVKAHQQIHTKEKPYMCDKCGKSFAYLRNLKEHKCVYG; the protein is encoded by the exons ATGTCGGACTGTGACACTTTTCAGACACAAGTAGCCTCCATCATGGAGATAGTAGCCAAATCGGCCGTGGCAGAAATGAGTAAGCTTGTCAACGAAAGCTCCGCTGCTGAGATACCTGTTGAAGGATCTGGAAGTGAGGATGGGAATGAAGCGCGGAAAATGGCAGCAGCGTCCATG GCACAGTTTGCTTCTAGTATGGAGACACTCGCCAAGGATGCAGCAAACAAAATCTGCGAGCTCGCCAGTGAGGAGTCTGCGGTTTTGCGGCTGGAAATGTCTGAGAGTCAGAGTGAGAATGGAGCCCTGAAGAGGAAATTGGAGCTGATGGAGCGTGAGCTGAAGACCTCTCagggaagaggggagggagCAGCAGGATGCAAAGAGAGCTCTGGACACAGTGGGCTTCAG TCTCCTGATGTGGTAGACCATGGGCCCGTATCAGTTATTGTTAAGGAGGAGACTGTTGAAAACAACTCGAGAAACAGTGATACAGAGCAAGGAAACGAGATCAGTGAGGGTGAAG GAACTTTAGAGCAAAGCACTGATCCTCAAGAGAGACTCAGCACTGAAAACAGTGTGGAGGCAATTGAAGAACCCACAGAGGAACAGGGCACACTTACAGCAGCTGAGTCAAACTTGGATCTTAAAGATACGAACGGAAGCTTGAAGAAGAAGCAGAGAGCTA TAAGAGACGTCTTAAAGCTCCAAAGGTTGTTCATGGGC GAGAAACCGTTTAGCTGCGCAGAATGTGGAAAAGGTTTTGCTGTGAAACGGACTCTCGACAAACATAAGTTAACTCATTCTGAGAAGACATACAGTTGCCTTAAATGTGAGAAGAATTTTAGCCAGAAACGTAATCTGAAAACGCACCAGATTGTTCATGCAGTAGAGAAACCTTTTAGCTGCTCACATTGCGGTAAGGGATTCACAGTAAAGCGCAGTCTTAAAGTCCACCAGCGAATTCACACAGGCGAAAAGCCATACAGTTGCGTTACATGTGGGAAGAGTTTTCGTCAGGCTAGTTATCTTAAAATACACCATAGGGTTCACACTGGAGAGAAGCCATTTACCTGTGACGTATGTGGCAAGAGTTTCAGTTGTGCAAATAGTCTAAAAACACACCAAATAGTTCACACAGGGGAAAAAGCTTTTAGCTGTGATATATGTGGGAAGAGTTTTAGTCTTGCAATTAATCTTAATAGACATCAGCGaattcacacaggagaaaaaccaTTTAGCTGTGATGTATGTGGAAAGAGTTTCAGTCAGGCTAATAATATGAAAGCCCACAAACAAATTCACACAGATGAAAAGTCAtacacaggagagaaaccattCAGCTGTGCCACATGTGGGAAGAGGTTCATGTACAAATGTTTACttaaaaaacaccagcaaattcacacaggagagaaacaaaTGATAGAGAAACCATGCAGCTGTGTTACATGTGGAAAGAGTTTCAGTTGTGCATATTCCCTTAAAACACATGAGCgaattcacacaggagagaaaccataCAGTTGTGTTAAGTGTGGGAAGAATTTCAGTCAGCCCAGTGCACTTATAACACACCAGAGAGTTCATACAGGAGAAAAACCATTCAGGTGTGATGTTTGTGGGAAGAATTTCAGTCTTCCAAATGGTCTTAAAACACACCAGCGaattcacacaggagaaaagCCATTTACCTGTGTTGTATGTGGGATGAGTTTTGGCTTTGTTGGTAATCTGAAGAGACATCAGcgtacacacacaggagaaaaaccaTTTACCTGTGAAATATGTGGGAAAAGCTTCAGTCAAGCTAATAATGTTAAAGCTCACCAGCAAattcacacaaaagaaaaaccatACATGTGTGATaagtgtgggaagagttttgCTTATCTAAGAAATCTTAAGGAACATAAGTGTGTTTATGGTTAA